CGCCGCTCTGGGTGCGCTGCTGACGCCGTTGCCGCTGGGCGTCGCCGCAGGCCTGTTCTTCGGCAAGCAGATCGGCATTTTCGGCGCCATCTGGATGGCCGACCGGTTGCGGCTGTCGCGGCGCCCCGCCGGAACGAGCTGGGCGCAAATCTACGGCATGGCGCTGCTCTGCGGCATCGGTTTCACCATGAGCCTCTTTATCGGCGCGCTGGCCTTCCCCGGCGCCCCCGCGCTGGTCGAACAGGCCAAGATCGGGATTCTCACCGGATCGTTGCTCTCCGCTATCGTTGGATATATAATCTTGCGCAGAGCAGAGATGCGTCGTTGTTGATGCTGATTATCCGTTAGACCGCTCTGCTGCTGCGTCGGGCAGAATCGCTTGTCCAAAATGGCAATGTTATTCTGCACGCCGCCACAAGAGCGAATCGCACAGGATGCGAAGACCCCAGCCAGTCCCTTTCAGCGATCAGGTAGGAGGGCGAACAAAATGCAGGAATTGGATGTCAACTATCTGCTGCACCGCCAGCAAGTGGCGTTGATCCGCGCGCAACGGAGCGGATCGGCCAAGGGCCGCGCGGCCTATGAAGATCTGGCGCGCGGTTATACCGATCGGATCGACGCCTATCGGCGTGAGAATGAAAGGCTGATCGAGCTGGCGCATTAGCCCGTCCCGCTGGTGATCAGCGCCGGGCAATGAGGCGCGCGATCGATTGGCGGTGCGTTTCGTCGCCACCGCATTCCTTCTCAAGAACCGCTTTGATCTTCTCCAGCTCCGTTTCGGTCAGATGTTCGATGCCGATGAACTCGTTCCGTGCCGTTTTGATGGCACGGATCAGTTCGTCCATCTTCGCCTGGAGCGCCGCGCTGTCCCGGTTCTGCGCATTCTGGATCAGGAACACCATCAGGAACGTCACGATTGTCGTGCCGGTGTTGATGATCAATTGCCATGTGTCGGAATATTGAAAGACCGGCCCCGTCACGATCCAAGTCAGGATCACCAGTATCGCCAGGATGAAGGCGATGGGCTGGCCCGTCCAACTGGCGACCCGATGTGCCAAAGCGGTAAAAATCCGGTCCATTGCCTGCTCCGCATTTAGCCTCTGTTCAGCCCATGCTTGCCATGAAGGCGCCATGACAACCATCCCCCTTCGTGCGCTGGCCTGTGGGCTCGGCGCTTCGCTCCTGCTCGCGTCCTGCGCGACGGTTTCACCCGAATCACGCGTGCGCGCCGGTTTGATCGACGCCGGGATTTCGCCTCCCATGGCCGGCTGCATGGCCGAAAGAATGGCGGACCGGCTCAGCATCGGACAGCTCCGCAGGCTCCAGTCGCTGGCCTCGCTCCGCAAGTCCCACATCGGCGACATGACGATCGATCGCTTCCTCTACAAGGTGCGCGCGCTGGACGATCCGGAGATTTTCGCCGTGACCAGCAAGGCTGCGCTCATCTGCGCGATCGACCGCTGATTTCGCAATAAATCGGGGCGGCGCTTTGCAAAAGTTTTGCAATTTTGCAAAGTCGTTTTGCGAAATTCGCTGGCGTTGACGTTTCGCCTGTGCTTATCCGCTGAGCATCAGTTTTCAGCGGAAAGGACGGGCGAGCCCCATGAACATCCACGAATATCAGGCGAAGGAATTGCTGGCCAAGTACGGCGCGCCGATCGCCGCCGGTTACGCCGCTTTCTCCGTGGAAGAGGCTGTCGAAGCCGCCAAGAAGCTGCCTGGGCCGCTCTATGTCGTGAAGTCGCAGATCCACGCCGGTGGCCGCGGCAAGGGCAAGTTCAAGGAACTGGCCCCCGAAGCGAAGGGCGGCGTCCGCCTGGCCTTCAACCTTGACGAAGTGAAGGCCCACGCCACCGACATGCTCGGCAACACGCTGGTCACCATCCAGACCGGCGAAGCGGGCAAGCAGGTCAACCGCCTCTACATCACCGACGGCGCCGACATCGCGAAGGAATTCTACCTCGCCCTGCTGGTCGACCGCGCCAGCAGCCGCATCGCTTTCGTCGTGTCGACCGAAGGCGGCATGGACATTGAAGAGGTCGCTCACTCGACCCCGGAAAAGATCCACACCTTCACCGTCGATCCGGCAGCCGGTTTCCAGCCGCACCACGGCCGTTCGGTCGCCGCCGCGCTGGGCCTGACCGGCGATCAGGCGAAGCAGGCCGCCAAGGTCGCTTCGTCGCTCTACGCCGCGTTCCTCGACACCGATGCCGAGCAGATCGAAGTCAACCCGCTGGCGCTGACCGAGCAGGGCAACCTCCTCGTCCTCGACGCGAAGGTCGGTTTCGACGGCAACGCCATGTTCCGTCACAAGGACATCGCCGAACTGCGCGACCTGACCGAAGAAGATCCGGCGGAAGTCGAAGCTTCGGAATATGACCTCGCCTACATCAAGCTCGACGGCAACATCGGCTGCATGGTGAACGGCGCGGGCCTGGCCATGGCGACCATGGACATCATCAAGCTGAACGGCGAATTCCCCGCCAACTTCCTGGACGTCGGTGGCGGCGCCAACAAGGAAAAGGTGACCGCGGCCTTCAAGATCATCCTGAAGGACCCGGCGGTGAAGGGCATTCTCGTCAACATCTTCGGCGGCATCATGAAGTGCGACATCATTGCCGATGGCATCGTCGCCGCCGCCAAGGAAGTGAACCTGTCGGTTCCGCTGGTCGTGCGCCTGGAAGGCACGAACGTCCAGCAGGGCAAGGACATTCTCGCGGCTTCGGGCCTGGCCATCGTCCCGGCGGACGATCTGGGTGACGCGGCGAAGAAGATCGTGGCGGAAGTGAGGAAGGCAGCCTGACGCAGCTTTTCGCCTGAACAAGACACCAAAGGGTGCGGGTGGTCCGGAAACGGGCTGCCCGCGCCCGCGTTCGCATTTGCGGGCTTGGCGTGAATGAAGGAAGGATGTTGGAGATGAAGATCCTTGTGCCCGTGAAGCGGGTGATTGACTATAATGTGAAGCCGCGTGTGAAGGCGGATGGGACGGGCGTTGATCTGGCGAACGTCAAGATGAGCATGAACCCGTTCGACGAGATCGCGGTCGAGGAAGCCATTCGCCTGAAGGAAAAGGGCGTGGCGACCGAGATCATCGCGGTGTCGATCGGCGTTGCGAAGGCGCAGGAAACGCTGCGCACGGCGCTGGCCATGGGCGCGGACCGGGCGATCCTGATCCAGACCGATGACGAAGTCGAACCGCTGGGCGTGGCCAAGCTGCTCGCCAAGGTTCAGGAAGAGGAAGGCGCTGGCCTGATCATCCTGGGCAAGCAGGCGATTGACGATGACAGCAACCAGACCGGCCAGATGCTGGCGGCTCTGCTGAACCTGCCGCAGGGCACCTTCGCCTCCAAGGTCGAGGTCGAGGGCGACAAGGTCAGCGTGACCCGCGAAGTCGACGGTGGTCTGGAAACGGTGAAGCTGAACGTTCCGGCGATCATCACCACCGACCTGCGCCTCAATGAACCGCGCTATGCCTCGCTGCCCAACATCATGAAGGCGAAGTCGAAGCCGCTCGCGACCAAGGCGCCCGCCGATTACGGCGTCGACATTTCGCCGCGTCTGGAAACGCTGAAGGTCACCGAACCCGCCAAGCGTTCGGCCGGCGTGAAGGTTGCCGATGTCGATGAACTGGTCGCGAAGCTCAAGGCTCTGGGAGTTGCCGCATGAAGACGCTTGTCTGGGTTGAACATGAGGGCGGCGCCGTCAAAGACGCGACCCTTTCCGCCGTCACCGCCGCTGCAAAGCTGGGTGAAGTGCATCTGCTGGTCGCCGGCGCAGGCGTCGGCGGTGTGGCCGAGGAAGCCGCGAAGATCGCGGGCGTGGGCAAGGTCCATGTCGCCGATGACGCCGCTTTCGGCCATGCGCTGCCGGAGAATGTCGCGCCGCTGATCGTCGAGCTGATGGGCAGCCATGACGCCTTCGTCGCGCCCGCCACCAGCAACGGCAAGAATATCGCGCCGCGCGTGGCGGCTCTGCTCGACGTGATGCAGATCAGCGATATCCTGTCGGTCGAGAGCGAGGACAGCTTCACCCGTCCGATCTATGCCGGCAACGCGATCGCGACCGTCAAGTCGAAGGACGCCAAGAAGGTCCTCACCGTTCGCGGCACCGCTTTCGAGAAGGCGGCCCGTGAAGGCGGTTCGGGCGCGGTGGAAGCCGTGTCCTCGACCGGCGACAAGGGGCTGTCGAGCTTCGTCGGCGCCGAGATCGCCAAGCAGGAGCGTCCGGAACTGACCTCGGCCAAGATCATCGTGTCGGGCGGCCGCGCGCTGAAGGACGGCGAGACGTTCGAGGCGACCATCTTCCCGCTGGCGGACAAGCTGGGCGCGGCGGTCGGGGCGTCGCGCGCGGCGGTCGACGCGGGCTATGTGCCCAACGACTATCAGGTCGGCCAGACCGGCAAGATCGTGGCGCCGGAAGTCTATATCGCGGTCGGCATCTCGGGCGCGATCCAGCATCTGGCGGGGATGAAGGACAGCAAGACCATCATCGCCATCAACAAGGATGAGGATGCCCCGATCTTCCAGGTCGCGGACATCGGCCTCGTCGGAGATCTCTTCAAGGTCGTGCCGGAGCTGGTCGAAAAGCTCTGATTGCTCGATCAGGTTTGAAAGAAGGGCGCGGGCTTCTGGTCCGCGCCCTTTTTCATGTCCCTATTCGCGGCGCCCTATTCGCAGCGTACATCGCTCTTGTCGATGGCCCGGCCCGCCAGCGCGCCGCCTGCGCCGCCCAGGATCGTGCCCAGCGTCTTGGAACCGCCGGGGGCGATGATATTGCCCAATACGCCGCCCGCTATGGCGCCGACGATGGTCCCGGTGGTGCCGTCGTCGCGCTTGCAATAATAGCGGCCGTCATTGTCGCGGTAGATATAGTCATTGTCGCCGATCTGGCGCCCGCCGCCGGGGCGGCGATGGCCATAACCATCATGGCGGCCTGGGCGGTCATAGCCGTAACGGCCGCCGTCTCCATCCGTAACGCAGGCCGTGAGCGGCAGCGCGAGCAGCGCCGCTGCCAATAGGGGGGTGCGCATGGTCTAACTCTCCTTATGTCGTCCCCTGCCGGAGGAATAACCCTTTGGGTGGAGGGAAGTTGCCGGAATTAGTCTGCCCGCCACGGCCACCCAAAAGGGGGAAGGCAGCCGGGCGGGCAGTGAATCCAGCGGCGAGAGGGTGTTGGACCGCTGGGAAAGGGGTCTGACTGGCGTCAGGATATCAGCGGGGAGGTCGCTGCAGTGGGGGTGTGAGAAGAGGACAGGTTCGGGCTGGGTGTCGCGGCGTCGCTGTCGCGGCGCTTGTCGAGTTCGGCCTTGGCCTCATTATAGCGGGCCACGAGGTCGTCCTTGAATTCAGTCAACTTGCCTTCGTCATAAAGCTTCTTGCCGACATAACCGGCAATCGCGCCGAAAATCAGGGTGCGGATCATGGGTGGGGACTCCTTGTTCCGGGGGTTTGCACGGATAACGGGCGCGGCGTGGCGTGGTTCCGGGTGGCGCGACAAGCTGTGGCCGGGGCGCGACGCGGCGGATCGGGGCGCGAAAGGCCCCCGGAAAGCGGCCAGTGCAGGCGATCAGGGCTGAATGTCGATCGGCCCTGATCTACACAGTGGTCGGCGGAGTTGGATCGATCACTCCGCCGCCACGGCTTCCATCCCCAATAGGGGCGCCAGATAACGCCCGGTAAAGCTCCGGCCGTTCTTCGCCACCTTCTCCGGCGTGCCTTCGGCGACGACTTCGCCGCCCTTGACGCCGCCTTCCGGTCCCATGTCGATGATCCAGTCGGCGGTCTTGATGACGTCGAGATTATGCTCGATCACCACCACGCTGTTGCCCTGTTCGACCAGCGCGTGGAGGACTTCCAACAGCTTTCGGACATCCTCGAAATGGAGGCCGGTGGTGGGTTCGTCCAATATGTACAGCGTGTTGCCGGTGGCGCGGCGCGACAGTTCCTTGGCGAGTTTGACGCGCTGGGCTTCGCCGCCGGACAGGGTGGTGGCCTGCTGGCCGACCTTGATATAGCCGAGGCCGACTTCCGCCAGCATCGCCATCTTGTCGCGGATCGGGGGAACGGCCTTGAAGAATTCCACCGCGTCCTCGACCGTCATGTCGAGCACGTCGGCGATGCTGTGGCCCTTGAACTTCACCTCCAGCGTCTCGCGATTGTAGCGGGCGCCGTGGCAGACGTCGCAGGTGACGTAGACGTCGGGGAGGAAGTGCATCTCGATCTTGAGCACGCCGTCGCCCTGGCAGGCTTCGCAGCGTCCGCCCTTGACGTTGAAGGAGAAACGGCCGGGCTTGTAGCCGCGCGCCTGCGCTTCGGGGAGGCCTGCGAACCAGTCGCGGATGTTGGTGAAGGCGCCGGTATAGGTTGCCGGGTTGGAGCGGGGGGTGCGGCCGATGGGCGACTGGTCGATGTCGATCACCTTGTCGCAATGTTCGAGGCCCGTCACCTTGTCATGGGGGCCTGCGACGATGCGCGCGCCGTTGAGGGCGCGGGCCGAGGCGGCGTAGAGCGTGTCGATGGTGAAGCTGGACTTGCCCGACCCCGATACGCCGGTGATGCAGGTGAAGGTGCCGAGCGGGATCGACGCGGTGACGCCTTGCAGGTTGTTGGCGCGGGCGTTGTGGACGGTGAGCTTCTTGCCCGTGCCCTTGCGGCGCTTGGTGGGGACCTCGATGCGGCGGGTGCCGTTGAGGTAATCCGCGGTCAGGCTGTCCTTGTGGGCGAGCAGCTGGTTGAGGTTGCCCTGCGCGACGATGGTGCCGCCGTGGACGCCTGCGCCCGGTCCCATGTCGACGATATAGTCGGCGGTGCGGATCGCATCCTCGTCATGCTCCACGACGATGACGGTGTTGCCGAGGTCGCGCAGGCGTTTCAGGGTGATCAGCAGGCGATCATTGTCGCGCTGGTGCAGGCCGATGGAGGGTTCGTCGAGGACGTAGAGGACGCCCGACAGGCCGCTGCCGATCTGGCTGGCGAGGCGGATGCGCTGGGACTCGCCGCCGGACAGGGTGCCGCTGGTGCGGTCGAGGTTCAGATAGTCGAGGCCGACATTGTTGAGGAAGCCGAGGCGCTCGACGATTTCCTTGAGGATGGCCCTGGCGATCTGGTTCTGCTGATCGTTGAGGTGGGTGGGGAGGGTCTGGAAGAAGCGGAGCGCGTCGACCACCGAGCGGCGGGTAGAGAGGGAAATGTCCTCGCCCGCGATCTTGACGGCGCGGGCCTCCGGTTTGAGGCGGGCGCCGTTGCACGTCTCGCAGGGCATGGCGGTCTGATATTTGCTCAGTTCCTCGCGCATCCACGCGCTGTCGGTCTGGAGCAGGCGGCGGTTGAGGTTGCCGATCACGCCTTCGAAGGGTTTCTTGACCTCGTAGCTCTTCTTGCCGTCGACGAAGCGCAGGGTGACGGGCTTGCCTGCGGTGCCGTGGAGGATGATGATCTTCACCTCCGGCGGGAGGTCGGCCCAGGGGGTTTCGAGGTCGAAGCCGAACTCCTTGGCGAGAGACCCAAGCACCTGCATATAATAGGGGCTGGGCGGGTTGGATTTGGCCCAGGGGACGATGGCGCCCTTCTTGAGCGTCAGGGCTTCGTTGGGGACGACCAGTTCGGGGTCGAACTCCTGCCGCTCGCCAAGGCCGTCGCAGGCGGGACAGGCGCCTTGCGGGGCGTTGAAGGAGAAGAGGCGCGGCTCGATCTCGGGAATGGTGAAGCCGCTGACGGGGCAGGCGAATTTCTCGCTGAAGACGATGCGGTTGGCGGGGATGCCTGCGCCTTTCAGGTTGCCGCCGGATTCCGCTTCATCTTCCCGGCCGGGGACGACGCCATCGGCCAGATCGACATAGGCAAGGCCATCGGCCAGTTTCAGCGCCTGTTCGAAGCTGTCGGCGAGGCGCGTGGACATGTCGTCGGTGACGGCCAGGCGGTCGACCACGACTTCGATGTCATGCTTATATTTCTTGTCGAGGGCGGGCGCGTCCTCGATCGCGCAGAGTTCGCCATCGATGCGGACGCGGGTGAAGCCGGCCTTCTGCCACTCCGCCAGTTCCTTGCGATATTCGCCCTTGCGGCCGCGCACGACGGGGGCGAGCAGGTAGAAGCGCGTGCCCTCTGGAAGCTGCATCACGCGGTCGACCATCTGGCTGACGGTCTGGGCGCTGATGGGCAGGCCGGTCACGGGCGAATAGGGAATGCCGACGCGCGCCCAGAGCAGGCGCATATAGTCGTAGATTTCCGTGACCGTGGCCACCGTCGAGCGCGGGTTGCGGCTGGTCGTCTTCTGCTCGATGGAAATGGCGGGGGAGAGGCCCTCTATATGCTCGACATCGGGCTTCTGCATCATCTCCAGAAACTGGCGCGCATAGGCGGAGAGCGACTCCACATAGCGGCGCTGACCCTCGGCATAGATGGTGTCGAAGGCGAGGCTGGACTTGCCCGAGCCGGACAGGCCCGTGATGACGATCAGGCTGTCGCGCGGCAGGTCGACATCGACGCCCTTGAGATTATGTTCGCGCGCGCCGCGCACGCTTATGGTGGTCAGCATTCGGTAAACCTCTGCTGAGAAATCATAGTGAGACTCATGGGGTCGTGTTGTTCCAGATTTGTTCTTCGGGGGCAAGGCTTCGTCGCGCGAAGATAGGGTGCGTGCGACGAAAGGAAAAGGTGGCGGCTTTTCTCCGCCGGGCCGCTGGGCTAGGGCCGGGGGATGAGCGGGATTTCGGTTCGGATGCGCCATGCGGTGCTGGCGGCTGCCATGACGCTGGCGGCCTGTGGCGGTGGCGTGAAATATCGGCCGGTCAGTGACCTGCCGGTGCGGGTGGGCAAGCCCTATACGGTGAAGGGCGTGACCTATGTGCCGGCGGCGGACCCGAGCTATGACTATCTGGGCTATGCGAGCTGGTATGGGCATGAATCCGGCAGTCAGACCGCCAATGGCGAGCGTTTCGTTCCCAAGGCGGTGACGGCGGCGCATACGACCCTGCCCCTGCCAAGCTATGTCGAGGTGACGTCGCTGGACACCGGACGGACCATATTGGTGCGGGTGAACGATCGCGGGCCTTTCGCTGGGCGGGGGCGGATCATCGACCTGTCGCGGGGCGCGGCGGAGCAGCTTGGGATCAGGGCCACTGGCCATGCGCCGGTCAGGGTCCGCCTGGTGGAGCCGCCGGAAAAGGACAGGCGAAAGCTGCGCGACGGCAAGGAGGCGCCGGTGCGGCCCACGGTCGATGAAGGGACTTTGGCCAATTTGCGGGCGCAACTGGCGGCCCAGCCGCGCTGATGTCGTTCGTGGAAGCCCGTCGTCGGTTCGTCGCCGCTGGATGCCGCCGGGCGGGGCGGATGAACGGATTATCGAATGAGGAAAACGGTTCCTTTACGCCAAGTCTATAGTGCGATCCGATAGCAGGATGATCCGATACGGCTTGGCCGGATCGATGCCGTCTGGCTGATAACAGCTTCAAAAGATTCCGGAGAGCCCGACAGCTTCCTGGATACACCCCCGGCCTTTTCCCTTGCGCCGGGGGTGTTTTTTATGGGCCCGTTCGTCTTCATATTGTCGTTTTACGCTACGGAAAGCTTGTTTTTCTCACGTATAACAGTCGTTCGTCTATCCTTGACTGCATTTGGTCGAGGCAAGCGTCGTTGGCCGATGCAACTCGGCATCGGTCGAAAGCGAAAAGCGGCGCATGTCCATCGGGCGTAAAGGACAAAGCTGCGAAGACAGAGGCGATGATCTGTTCTGAAGGGCCGCTCTTCTCTTCGCTGGAAGTCCGCTGCGAGCGGACGGGGAACAGTTGAGGAGATATGCCATGATCGTTGCGAAAATGATCGCTGCCGCCAGTGCCGCCGCTCTGTTGGGCGTTGCCGCGACCGCGACCGCCGCTGAATTTGAATCCAACGGCAAGATCGCCGAGGTTCGCTATCATGATCTGGATCTGTCGAGCGCGAAGGGCCAGAATGCCCTGAAGGGCCGGATCTGGCGCGCCGCCTGGAAAGTGTGCGAGCATGGCACGACCTCGGCCGAGGTCAAGAAGTGCCAGTCCGTGGCTGCGGCCCATGTGCGCAGCAATGTGGAACTGGCGATTGCCAAGGCCAATAATGGCGAACGCTATGCCGATATGGGCAAGGACAAACCGCTCGGCGCCGGCAACTGACATTTCGGTTTGGTGATGCGCGAAAGGCCCAGGGCGACCTGGGCCTTTTTGCATTGCCAATTTATAAGGTTTACCGTCCCGTCATCGCGCGGGCGTTGGCCAGATAGGTGCGCCCGATGCGGATTTCGGTGTCGTCGGCCAGGCAGGCTGACCAGACACCACTGCCGTCATGGCGCAACCGGGCGATATATTCGCGGCGCACGATATGCGACCGGTGCAGGCGGACGAATTGCTGCGGGTCCAGCCGGTTTTCCAGCGAACTGATCGTCTGGTGCAGCAAATAGCTGTTTTGCCCGACATGCAGCCGCATATAGTCGCGCTCCGCCTCGATCCGGTCGATCTGGACGGCGCCGAGGCGGATCAGGTCCGAACGATGCGGCACCCAGAATTCTTCGGCCCATTCGCTCTCGACCGCCCGGCTGGTCGCGGGGGAGGGGGCGGCGCGGTTGCCCAGCGCCTGTTCCACCCGGTCGATCGCGCGGGCCAGGCGCTCATGCGCGACGGGTTTCAGCAGATAGTCGACCGCCGCCAGATCGAACGCCTCGACCGCGAACCCCTCGAACGCGGTGACGAAGATCACCGCCGGGCAGATTCCCATGCGAGAGGTTGCCCGCGCCACGCCGATGCCGTCGAGCAACGGCATGGCGATGTCCAGCATCACCAGATCCGGTTCCAGCCCCTCGATCAGGCGCAACGCTGCTTCCCCGTCGCTCGCCGTGCCGACAAGGGCAATGCGCGGCTCGCGGGCGCAGAGCATCTGCAGCCGTTCGACCGCCAGCGGCTCATCGTCGACGATCAGGGTACGGATGGTCATTCAGCTGCTCCGCCGGATGATCGGAAGGGTAAGATTGACCGCAAACCCGCCGCTCGGGCGCGGACCATAGTCGATCCGGCCCTGATCGCCAAAGCGCGCCGTCAGACGGTCCCGCACATTGGCGAGGCCAATGCCGTTGCCCGCATCGGCTTCGCTGGGTGGATGATCGCCATTGTCGATGACGCTGAGGTGCAGCATGCCGTCCTCTTCCCGCGCGGCGATGGTGATCGTCACGGGGCTGGAGGTGCGCGACACGCCATATTTGATCGCATTTTCGACCAGCGGCTGGAGGATCAGCCCCGGCACGCAGGCGCAGAGCAGCCCGTCCGGTATCTGGATGCTGGTCGACAGGCGGTCGGGAAAGCGCACCGCCTCAATATCCAGATAGAGTTTCTGGAGATGCACTTCCTCCTCCAGCGACACATCCTCCAGCGGATCGCCAGTGAGGCTCGTCCGGTAGAAATTGGAGAGGGAAAGGATCATCTGCTCCGCTTCGTCGCGCCGGTCCTTCATCACCAGCGATGACAGCGAGTTCAGCGTGTTGAACAGGAAATGCGGGTTCACCTGATAGCGCAGCGACCGCAGTTCCGCCTGTTGCGCGGCGCGTTCCAGCCGGTCGGCGCGGCGTTCCACCCGATGCGCTTCGCTGGCGTAGGAGAGCGCGAGATACAGGCCCGCCCAGGCCGCGAGGAAGAAATAGCGGCTGATCGCGTCCTCGACGATCTGCATCAGGGCGAAACCCTGTTCGTTGGCATATTTCTGATAGTCGGCATCGGGGAAGAGCGATGCCGGATCGTAGATGTTGAACACGTAGAAATTGGCCGCCGCCGTCGCCAGCGCGAACGGCGCCGCAAGGCTGAAGGCGGCGACGATGCGCGCGGTCAGCGGCTTGCCGTCGAAGCGGCGCAGGCAGAGATAGAGGACCCAGGTGACGACGATGCCGATTACCGTCACCACGGCGCGGCGCGCGGCCATGGCTCCCTGCGCCTCGAACCCCATGACGGAGGCGCGCAGCGTCACCAGCACCGCATAGAAGAACCAGAAACCCAGTATCGAATAGAGTGCGACCGTCGGCGGCACGCCTGGCTCGCCGTCTTCCATCTTTATGTTCATGGGACCAGTCTAGGCCAAGCGGCGGGCGCTGTCGCCCCTTGGCCGTGATGCTTGTCGAAGGGTTCCATATGTTGGTCGATGAAGGGGGTGGGGGCGATCATGGCGATCCGCTGGCCTCCTCCGGTTTTCAGGAAGGGACGGATAAGCAGGACCAGCGATAGACGGGCCGGGAAATCATGATATGATCGATGCGGAAAGGGCGGAACGACGCCGCCCTTCCCGCAGGTGAGAGGAGCCACTTCATATGCCGACTTCCGCCACTCCCGCGATCGAACGCATTGCCCGCGTTCTGGCAGGGCGCCAGCTCAGCCTGAACGGTGAAGGCAGCGATCCGCACGCGGCGAGCGCAGTCGATGCCAGTTGGCATGATCATGTCGACGATGCCTACGCAATCCTGCACACCCTGCGCGAACCTGATGCGCGCATGGCGCAGGCGGGGGATGTGGCGGTGTGGCGCAACATGATCGGCGCGATATTGGAACCTCGGGCCGACTGAGCTTCGGGGACAAGTTTCCGGCTCTCTGCGCATTGGCGCGGCCGGTCGACCGTGGCATAAGCGGCGGCATGACCGGACCGGCGTTGAAGATCAAGATTCAGGTTTATTGTGGCGAGGAAATCGCCATGGGTCCGGGCAAGGCCGACCTGCTGGACGCCATCGCCAGCGAGGGATCGATTTCGGCTGCCGGGCGCAAGCTGAAGATGAGCTATCGGCGCTGCTGGATGCTGGTGGATGTCATGAATCGCTGCTGGACCATGCCGGTCGTCGCGACCTCCACCGAAGGGGCGCGGTTGACCGATTTCGGGGTCGATCTGCTGACGCGGTATCGGGCGTTGCAGGCGGCGGCGCAGGCAGGTGGCGCGGGGCGCTGGCCGGCGCTGGAGGAGTTGCTGCGCGCCGAACCCTTGCCGGTCCAACCGGCGGATTGATCTGCACGAAAAGGTCGTCGCTTCAACCATTTGGCGCATTCACAAAAATTACATGTTGCGCCGCACAAGGAAAAATGATTCCCTGTGACTGTCGGCGCAACCGGCGCTTAATCTTGTAGAAACCATATTGGGCGCATGGTTGGCTGATCGACTTGAAGTCGGAGGGCATGAGCATGGGCACGAGTGCAAGACCTGCGGACGGGGCCATCACACTGGCGGAATTGCGTGAATTCGCCAGCTTCCCGGCCGCCACGCAGCGCTATATCCGTCGATCGCTGGACATCGGCCTCCATCGGCGCGACGCCATGAAGCTTTGGTCGCGCGATGTGGTGGAAGAAGCGAGCATCCGCGCGCAGGCCCGTATCTACGGGCGACTGGAGGAGATCAAGGCTGTGGTGCCCGATGACAGCGGCCTCGACCAGATGGAGCCGTTCATGGCGCCGCTGGTGACGATATCGGCCTTCGATCTGGGGCAGGATCGGCTTTGCAGCTTTTCGGCCTATCGCTTTCTGTATGAGCGGCTATTGGGTGCGGGGGCGCGGCCCTGGCTGCCGGGCGCCTTCTGCGCGGCGGCGAGCCTGCCGCATCTGCATCCCGAAAAGCGCC
This region of Sphingobium sp. EM0848 genomic DNA includes:
- a CDS encoding winged helix-turn-helix domain-containing protein, which translates into the protein MTGPALKIKIQVYCGEEIAMGPGKADLLDAIASEGSISAAGRKLKMSYRRCWMLVDVMNRCWTMPVVATSTEGARLTDFGVDLLTRYRALQAAAQAGGAGRWPALEELLRAEPLPVQPAD
- the uvrA gene encoding excinuclease ABC subunit UvrA yields the protein MLTTISVRGAREHNLKGVDVDLPRDSLIVITGLSGSGKSSLAFDTIYAEGQRRYVESLSAYARQFLEMMQKPDVEHIEGLSPAISIEQKTTSRNPRSTVATVTEIYDYMRLLWARVGIPYSPVTGLPISAQTVSQMVDRVMQLPEGTRFYLLAPVVRGRKGEYRKELAEWQKAGFTRVRIDGELCAIEDAPALDKKYKHDIEVVVDRLAVTDDMSTRLADSFEQALKLADGLAYVDLADGVVPGREDEAESGGNLKGAGIPANRIVFSEKFACPVSGFTIPEIEPRLFSFNAPQGACPACDGLGERQEFDPELVVPNEALTLKKGAIVPWAKSNPPSPYYMQVLGSLAKEFGFDLETPWADLPPEVKIIILHGTAGKPVTLRFVDGKKSYEVKKPFEGVIGNLNRRLLQTDSAWMREELSKYQTAMPCETCNGARLKPEARAVKIAGEDISLSTRRSVVDALRFFQTLPTHLNDQQNQIARAILKEIVERLGFLNNVGLDYLNLDRTSGTLSGGESQRIRLASQIGSGLSGVLYVLDEPSIGLHQRDNDRLLITLKRLRDLGNTVIVVEHDEDAIRTADYIVDMGPGAGVHGGTIVAQGNLNQLLAHKDSLTADYLNGTRRIEVPTKRRKGTGKKLTVHNARANNLQGVTASIPLGTFTCITGVSGSGKSSFTIDTLYAASARALNGARIVAGPHDKVTGLEHCDKVIDIDQSPIGRTPRSNPATYTGAFTNIRDWFAGLPEAQARGYKPGRFSFNVKGGRCEACQGDGVLKIEMHFLPDVYVTCDVCHGARYNRETLEVKFKGHSIADVLDMTVEDAVEFFKAVPPIRDKMAMLAEVGLGYIKVGQQATTLSGGEAQRVKLAKELSRRATGNTLYILDEPTTGLHFEDVRKLLEVLHALVEQGNSVVVIEHNLDVIKTADWIIDMGPEGGVKGGEVVAEGTPEKVAKNGRSFTGRYLAPLLGMEAVAAE
- a CDS encoding UrcA family protein, which gives rise to MIVAKMIAAASAAALLGVAATATAAEFESNGKIAEVRYHDLDLSSAKGQNALKGRIWRAAWKVCEHGTTSAEVKKCQSVAAAHVRSNVELAIAKANNGERYADMGKDKPLGAGN
- a CDS encoding septal ring lytic transglycosylase RlpA family protein → MSGISVRMRHAVLAAAMTLAACGGGVKYRPVSDLPVRVGKPYTVKGVTYVPAADPSYDYLGYASWYGHESGSQTANGERFVPKAVTAAHTTLPLPSYVEVTSLDTGRTILVRVNDRGPFAGRGRIIDLSRGAAEQLGIRATGHAPVRVRLVEPPEKDRRKLRDGKEAPVRPTVDEGTLANLRAQLAAQPR
- a CDS encoding LytTR family DNA-binding domain-containing protein, with amino-acid sequence MTIRTLIVDDEPLAVERLQMLCAREPRIALVGTASDGEAALRLIEGLEPDLVMLDIAMPLLDGIGVARATSRMGICPAVIFVTAFEGFAVEAFDLAAVDYLLKPVAHERLARAIDRVEQALGNRAAPSPATSRAVESEWAEEFWVPHRSDLIRLGAVQIDRIEAERDYMRLHVGQNSYLLHQTISSLENRLDPQQFVRLHRSHIVRREYIARLRHDGSGVWSACLADDTEIRIGRTYLANARAMTGR
- a CDS encoding sensor histidine kinase, whose protein sequence is MNIKMEDGEPGVPPTVALYSILGFWFFYAVLVTLRASVMGFEAQGAMAARRAVVTVIGIVVTWVLYLCLRRFDGKPLTARIVAAFSLAAPFALATAAANFYVFNIYDPASLFPDADYQKYANEQGFALMQIVEDAISRYFFLAAWAGLYLALSYASEAHRVERRADRLERAAQQAELRSLRYQVNPHFLFNTLNSLSSLVMKDRRDEAEQMILSLSNFYRTSLTGDPLEDVSLEEEVHLQKLYLDIEAVRFPDRLSTSIQIPDGLLCACVPGLILQPLVENAIKYGVSRTSSPVTITIAAREEDGMLHLSVIDNGDHPPSEADAGNGIGLANVRDRLTARFGDQGRIDYGPRPSGGFAVNLTLPIIRRSS